One Littorina saxatilis isolate snail1 linkage group LG10, US_GU_Lsax_2.0, whole genome shotgun sequence DNA window includes the following coding sequences:
- the LOC138978766 gene encoding N-acetylated-alpha-linked acidic dipeptidase 2-like yields MYPNYTMEGVNRVSLMSGNDTLFHTHTNDTNIHPNYLPFCAFSHSGHVQGDLVYGHYGRKQDFDKLKELGVDINQTIVLIRYGIIHPSNKVHHAEDLGALGVILYPDPQDYAGVEAGGSPSGNVTGTWWLPGYAVIRSSVRYWMTGDPLTPDYPAVDGVPRMTAERDSFTRLPVFPISYNDARQLMTDLSGKDVPGNWTGGLGVPYKTGPGYDDDMQVDLNVKNEFLFREIHNIIATIHGQYEQDQYIIIGAHIDSWTTGAIDAGTGYAVLMDLVRTFSQQRRCTGWRPRRTIIFAGWDASKYGHVGSYEWAQEYEEQLSSGAVAYINLDAAVRGNYSFYAEANPLLYDVIYEATKTVDCPNDEHTSTVYEEWMQNLRRPAFSSDKPWISDLPGDSDHSPFLYRLGISSMSTAFTYDIREYNRLPTYPVYGTLNDTYDYFRNYIDPGFNMTTALVQVLCDIILRLSDSAILPFNVRGYDILLDKGLTSLRKHSQKLKEAGLDLDFLEAAKTNFTHAAEIFHDNYTSIDIAETSEFTVRYLNDKMIRVSRAFIHSGGVMAQPWYRNVLMAPHPENLNEEIVFPGIITALLKADDTSDSWKNEVKRQFAIIVVCLQRGRNILLESYPADSFNDSW; encoded by the exons ATGTACCCCAACTATACCAT GGAAGGGGTCAACAGGGTGTCCCTGATGTCTGGCAACGACACCTTGttccacacccacacaaacgaCACCAACATCCACCCCAACTACCTCCCCTTCTGTGCCTTCTCTCACTCCGGTCACGTTCAG GGCGACCTGGTATACGGTCATTATGGACGAAAACAAGATTTTGACAAACTCAAGGAGCTTGGGGTGGACATCAACCAGACGATCGTGCTGATACGCTACGGCATCATTCACCCCAGTAACAAG GTGCACCATGCAGAAGACCTCGGAGCTCTAGGGGTCATTCTCTACCCTGACCCTCAAGACTACGCAGGTGTGGAGGCAGGGGGAAGTCCGAGCGGTAACGTGACAGGCACCTGGTGGTTGCCTGGATACGCTGTCATACGATCCTCTGTCCGATACTGGATGACCGGGGACCCCTTGACACCGGACTATCCGGCTGTAG aCGGGGTGCCTCGCATGACAGCTGAGCGTGACAGTTTCACTCGGTTACCCGTCTTCCCCATTTCTTACAACGATGCTCGGCAACTTATGAC AGACCTAAGTGGGAAAGACGTACCCGGGAACTGGACAGGTGGTCTTGGTGTGCCTTATAAGACCGGACCAGGTTATGACGACGACAT GCAGGTGGATCTGAATGTGAAGAACGAGTTCTTATTCCGGGAAATCCACAACATTATCGCCACCATTCACGGACAGTATGAGCAAG ATCAATATATAATCATCGGAGCTCACATAGACTCCTGGACAACAGGGGCCATAGATGCTGGAACGGGTTACGCTGTTTTGATGGACCTTGTGAGAACCTTCTCACAGCAAAGAAGATGCACAg GCTGGCGACCTAGGAGGACCATAATATTTGCTGGTTGGGATGCTTCCAAATATGGCCACGTCGGTTCTTATGAATGGGCGCAG GAGTATGAGGAGCAGTTATCATCAGGGGCAGTGGCTTATATCAACCTTGATGCTGCCGTCAGAG GTAACTACTCATTTTACGCCGAGGCCAACCCGTTGCTGTATGACGTCATCTACGAGGCCACTAAGACAGTCGACTGCCCGAATGACGAACACACATCCACCGTGTACGAAGAATGGATGCAGAATTTACGCAGACCAGCATTCAGCTCCGACAAGCCTTGGATATCGGACTTGCCTGGGGACAGCGATCACAGCCCCTTCCTTTACCGACTAGGCATTTCATCCATGTCTACTGCTTTCACCTATGATATAAGG GAATACAACCGTCTTCCAACCTACCCAGTATACGGAACTCTGAATGATACATACGACTACTTCCGCAACTACATCGATCCTGGTTTCAATATGACGACAGCGCTGGTGCAGGTTTTGTGTGACATCATTCTGCGTCTCTCCGATTCCGCCATTCTGCCCTTCAACGTCCGTGGATATGACATCCTCCTGGACAAAGGACTCACCAGTTTGAGGAAGCATTCACAGAAGTTGAAAGAAGCTGGTTTAGATCTTG ACTTCCTGGAAGCAGCGAAGACCAATTTTACGCATGCTGCAGAGATTTTTCACGACAATTATACGAGCATAGACATCGCTGAGACCAG TGAATTTACAGTGAGATATTTGAACGATAAGATGATTCGAGTTTCTCGAGCATTTATCCATTCCGGAGGAGTCATGGCTCAGCCGTGGTACAG AAATGTCCTCATGGCGCCCCACCCAGAAAATTTGAATGAAGAAATCGTCTTCCCAGGAATTATCACAGCATTGttaaaagcagacgacacttcgGACAGCTGGAAGAACGAAGTGAAAAGACAGTTCGCTATCATCGTGGTGTGTTTACAGCGAGGCAGAAATATTTTGTTGGAAAGTTACCCCGCTGATTCTTTCAATGATTCGTGGTGA